One stretch of Halobacillus litoralis DNA includes these proteins:
- a CDS encoding sulfatase-like hydrolase/transferase produces MYETKELREWRKENLVTQNLLRKNGMEFLSHYAGSTACSPSRATLYTGQYPSLHGVTQTTGVAKGPFDPDVFWLDPNTVPTIGDYFRAAGYQTYWKGKWHASDEDILVPGTKNAFPSYDPNTGVPNRQKEKIYEDADRLGRFGFSGWIGPEPHGSNPRNSGSSAALGTSGRDEVYATETIELIQDLEKQPSEKDSPWFIMCSFVNPHDIALYGILTALSPAFQFNIDPTLPQIPPAPTQQESLSTKPDAQESYRITYPQALQPIIDQPFYRKLYYSLQKQADEDMHRVFRALQKSSFYEDTIVIFTSDHGELLGAHGGLHQKWYNMYEESIHVPLMIHSKKLFSQTEQTDMLTSHVDLLPTMLGLAGIDAGQIREKLSRSHNEAQPLVGRDLTPLIKGRSHFFRANEPLYFMSDDDITKGLNQTTAAGIPYESVVQPNHIEAVITKIKTGKNHEEETWKFARYYDNPQFWSDPRCSDTLQKKGKAMEVEDDIQCSCCVTTTKTEPVPSQYELYNLTTDPLEEKNYVDPQYSTPESRIVEGLLLNTLEQQCNQKRLEPSSGEVPGMPSCNCQEN; encoded by the coding sequence GTGTACGAAACAAAGGAATTGAGAGAATGGCGGAAAGAAAATTTAGTGACCCAGAACTTATTACGTAAGAATGGGATGGAGTTTTTGAGTCACTATGCCGGAAGTACCGCCTGCTCTCCCAGTCGGGCTACGCTTTACACCGGCCAATACCCTTCGCTTCACGGAGTAACACAAACCACCGGAGTAGCGAAAGGACCGTTTGATCCGGATGTTTTCTGGCTCGATCCAAACACAGTACCGACCATCGGGGATTATTTCCGTGCAGCTGGTTATCAGACGTATTGGAAAGGAAAATGGCACGCCTCCGATGAGGACATATTAGTACCCGGGACCAAAAATGCCTTTCCAAGCTATGACCCGAACACAGGAGTGCCTAATAGACAAAAGGAGAAAATTTACGAGGATGCAGACCGATTAGGCCGCTTCGGATTTTCCGGGTGGATTGGACCTGAACCCCACGGATCGAATCCGCGTAATTCCGGCTCTTCGGCAGCTCTCGGAACCAGTGGACGGGATGAGGTTTATGCTACTGAAACCATCGAGCTGATCCAGGATCTGGAGAAACAGCCCAGTGAAAAAGATTCGCCCTGGTTCATCATGTGTTCCTTCGTCAATCCGCATGATATCGCACTGTATGGGATTCTGACTGCTCTTTCACCAGCGTTCCAATTCAATATCGATCCAACACTACCCCAAATCCCGCCGGCACCTACTCAGCAAGAATCTCTTTCAACGAAACCAGATGCGCAGGAAAGTTATCGAATAACGTATCCACAAGCGTTGCAGCCCATCATCGACCAGCCCTTTTATCGCAAACTCTACTACAGTCTGCAAAAGCAGGCGGACGAAGACATGCACAGAGTCTTTCGAGCTCTGCAGAAATCTTCCTTTTATGAAGATACCATCGTCATTTTCACATCGGACCATGGAGAATTGCTTGGAGCCCACGGCGGCCTTCATCAAAAATGGTATAACATGTACGAAGAATCCATTCACGTCCCGCTTATGATCCATAGCAAGAAACTTTTCTCCCAAACAGAGCAGACAGACATGTTAACGAGCCATGTCGATCTTCTGCCTACGATGCTCGGACTTGCTGGGATCGATGCAGGTCAAATCCGAGAGAAATTGAGCCGCTCCCACAACGAAGCCCAACCCCTGGTCGGAAGGGATTTGACCCCTCTGATCAAAGGAAGGTCTCACTTTTTCAGAGCCAACGAACCTCTCTATTTTATGAGTGATGACGACATTACCAAAGGGCTGAATCAGACGACTGCAGCCGGGATCCCTTATGAATCCGTTGTGCAGCCGAATCACATTGAAGCCGTCATTACAAAAATCAAAACCGGGAAGAATCACGAGGAAGAAACGTGGAAGTTCGCCCGCTATTACGACAACCCCCAATTCTGGAGTGACCCTAGGTGTAGTGATACGTTGCAGAAGAAAGGAAAGGCCATGGAGGTAGAAGATGACATACAATGCTCCTGCTGTGTAACCACAACAAAAACAGAACCTGTTCCGTCTCAATATGAACTCTATAACCTTACGACAGACCCGCTAGAAGAAAAGAATTATGTCGACCCTCAATACTCGACGCCAGAGTCAAGGATTGTGGAAGGATTATTGTTGAACACCTTGGAGCAGCAGTGCAACCAAAAAAGACTGGAGCCATCAAGCGGCGAAGTGCCTGGAATGCCCTCATGCAATTGCCAGGAAAATTAG
- a CDS encoding GNAT family N-acetyltransferase, protein MEFEFRPIKMEDVRQIDSWNYDGFVEKVVMKPYFDSYKQTGELKGPGGCEGYAAFLDEAVVGLFEYHVNGGIMEIGLALRPDLIGKGLGATYVKQGISFGIHHYDQDMNEVRLEVDEQNKAAIRVYEKIGFKTVEQKDRDIEMRMVL, encoded by the coding sequence ATGGAATTTGAATTCAGGCCGATCAAGATGGAAGATGTGAGGCAAATCGATTCATGGAATTACGATGGCTTTGTAGAAAAAGTGGTGATGAAGCCTTATTTTGATTCCTATAAGCAAACAGGAGAATTAAAAGGTCCTGGTGGCTGTGAGGGATATGCCGCTTTTCTCGACGAGGCAGTTGTTGGTCTGTTTGAATATCATGTAAACGGGGGCATCATGGAGATCGGATTGGCCTTGAGGCCTGATTTGATTGGAAAAGGTCTAGGTGCAACCTATGTAAAGCAGGGCATATCTTTTGGTATTCATCACTATGACCAAGACATGAATGAGGTACGGTTAGAGGTGGATGAACAAAATAAAGCAGCCATTCGTGTTTATGAAAAAATCGGGTTTAAGACAGTCGAGCAGAAAGATCGTGATATCGAGATGCGAATGGTCTTATAA
- a CDS encoding cell wall hydrolase → MARVKYTDSDVALMARMMRAEAVGEGKQGMLYVGNVIVNRAAAACLDFADVRTIREVIYQVQGGNYSFEAVQKGNLFYNRARSTEKRLAKKNLDYWRMHPAKYALWYFNPNATCPPTWYGQQFTGRYKNHCYYEPVAGTCASVYV, encoded by the coding sequence ATGGCGAGAGTGAAATATACGGATTCAGATGTAGCTTTGATGGCTCGGATGATGCGTGCAGAAGCTGTAGGGGAAGGGAAACAAGGGATGCTGTATGTCGGAAACGTTATTGTGAACCGTGCTGCAGCGGCCTGCCTGGACTTTGCGGATGTGAGGACGATTCGGGAAGTCATCTATCAGGTCCAGGGAGGAAATTATTCTTTTGAAGCCGTACAGAAAGGGAATCTTTTTTACAATCGGGCTCGATCAACAGAAAAAAGATTAGCCAAGAAGAATCTGGATTATTGGAGAATGCACCCGGCAAAATATGCCCTATGGTATTTCAATCCAAATGCCACATGCCCTCCTACATGGTACGGACAGCAGTTTACAGGGAGATATAAAAATCATTGCTATTATGAACCTGTAGCTGGAACATGTGCAAGTGTTTACGTTTAA
- a CDS encoding phospholipase D-like domain-containing protein produces the protein MKRWKPGFIAVLIFVLGWTSIPVGHVTEAAGANDVVISEVAWMGTNVSYNDEWIELYNPTGGDLSLEGWTLNATDGSPVISLTGTIPAGGYYLLERTDDSTVTSVDADLIYTGSMSNSGEVLELSDGTQVIDSVDAWYAGDNNSKATMERIDPQSVGTDASNWRTATDTYAEGLGTPSANSSSASEGCSTKTEQLNNVSESAGSINVYFNKCAHDDYATSGNEANYNVNLEDRLINRINQATTSIDLATYEINLPGIIDALMAKAAEGVDVRVIADAKDGSDPHYTERYQTMRLYVEKLVRGQDNVIGTSDDTTVFSDSIMFAVEDQALREQYGLPTSTNGMQEVTVQVGSGTETGYKLADAEQKEEGSYYSPGQQMHNKFAVIDGTWVFTGSWNFTVTGLYGSEENMQNDVLGGNTQHVVELNSTALADVFKTEFDEMWGSATLNPDPAVSNYHGRKVDNTLHTVDVGGNEVDVYFSAGDDAVGQMTSYVKNEADYSSYFSIFAWSDQALVDELKYKWEGSYNDLEGSLTGFDVRGVFDQSFWNQWWSASIEMTGRTASQSSTNNPNVRWNHAAPVYEDAEDRKMHAKTMLIDATHPSSDPTAIVGSTNWSTNGNDINDENMLFIHDERVTNQFLQEFYARYEAAGGEIPTP, from the coding sequence GTGAAGAGATGGAAGCCGGGATTTATTGCTGTACTTATTTTTGTATTAGGATGGACGAGCATTCCTGTCGGGCATGTAACTGAGGCTGCAGGAGCAAATGATGTGGTCATAAGTGAAGTAGCCTGGATGGGAACGAATGTGAGTTATAACGACGAATGGATTGAACTGTACAACCCGACTGGTGGAGATCTTTCACTGGAAGGCTGGACGCTGAACGCAACGGACGGATCGCCTGTAATTTCATTAACAGGTACGATTCCTGCTGGAGGCTATTATTTACTTGAACGTACGGACGATTCTACTGTTACGTCTGTAGATGCCGACTTGATTTACACAGGTTCCATGAGTAACTCCGGTGAGGTGCTTGAGCTGAGTGATGGGACACAAGTCATTGATTCTGTTGACGCCTGGTATGCTGGTGATAACAACAGTAAAGCTACGATGGAACGCATCGACCCACAATCAGTGGGGACGGATGCTTCGAATTGGCGTACAGCGACGGATACATATGCAGAAGGACTTGGAACGCCCTCTGCAAACTCTTCATCCGCTTCAGAAGGATGTTCAACAAAGACTGAACAATTGAACAATGTGAGCGAGTCTGCTGGAAGCATCAATGTATACTTCAACAAATGTGCACATGATGACTATGCGACCTCTGGAAACGAAGCGAATTATAACGTGAACTTGGAAGATCGCCTGATCAACCGAATCAATCAGGCGACGACGTCGATCGATCTTGCCACCTATGAAATCAACTTACCTGGCATCATTGATGCTCTAATGGCAAAAGCTGCTGAAGGGGTCGATGTACGCGTGATCGCAGATGCGAAAGACGGCAGTGATCCTCATTATACAGAGCGTTATCAAACGATGCGTTTGTATGTGGAAAAATTGGTGCGTGGACAGGACAATGTCATCGGAACAAGCGATGATACGACGGTGTTTTCTGATTCCATCATGTTTGCTGTGGAAGACCAGGCGCTTCGGGAACAGTACGGGCTTCCTACTTCGACAAACGGGATGCAGGAAGTGACCGTGCAAGTCGGAAGTGGCACAGAAACGGGATATAAACTTGCCGATGCCGAACAAAAAGAAGAAGGCAGCTATTACTCGCCGGGACAGCAGATGCACAATAAATTCGCTGTCATCGATGGAACATGGGTATTCACAGGAAGCTGGAATTTCACCGTAACCGGTTTATATGGATCAGAGGAAAACATGCAGAATGATGTCCTTGGAGGTAACACCCAACACGTAGTGGAATTGAATTCAACAGCCCTCGCTGATGTTTTCAAAACCGAATTTGATGAAATGTGGGGAAGTGCGACTTTGAACCCTGATCCAGCTGTTTCGAATTATCATGGGCGAAAAGTGGACAACACGCTTCATACCGTGGACGTTGGTGGAAATGAAGTGGATGTGTACTTTTCTGCAGGTGATGATGCCGTAGGACAAATGACTTCCTATGTGAAAAATGAAGCGGATTACAGCAGTTACTTTTCTATTTTCGCCTGGAGTGATCAGGCCCTTGTCGACGAATTGAAGTACAAGTGGGAAGGTTCATACAATGACCTGGAAGGTAGTTTGACAGGCTTTGATGTGCGAGGTGTATTTGATCAAAGCTTCTGGAACCAATGGTGGTCTGCTTCGATTGAAATGACGGGCCGTACCGCAAGCCAATCTTCAACGAACAACCCTAATGTCCGATGGAATCATGCCGCCCCTGTTTATGAGGATGCGGAAGATCGTAAAATGCATGCCAAAACGATGTTGATTGATGCTACACATCCGTCCAGTGATCCGACCGCCATTGTCGGCTCTACAAATTGGAGCACAAACGGAAATGATATCAACGATGAAAACATGCTGTTTATCCATGATGAAAGAGTAACGAATCAATTTTTACAAGAATTTTATGCCCGGTATGAGGCAGCGGGAGGAGAGATTCCAACTCCTTAA
- a CDS encoding DUF817 domain-containing protein translates to MRAVKQLLHFGWQQAWSCLFPVVIFASLAITKWVPLPFLPRYDWLLIICLLMQWWMVRSGLETRDELKVISLFHVIGLALELFKVHMGSWSYPGEGYSKVFGVPLYSGFMYASVASYLCQAWRRLEVELVRWPSSWLVVPLASAIYLNFFTHHYWIDIRWWLSALVILVFWNAWVHYEVNGTRYRMPLALSFVLIGFFIWIAENIATYFSAWEYPNQADAWSLVHLGKVSSWLLLVIVSFLIVATLKRVKKGSPERAGLGGEEKISNVQNRNENGKLYL, encoded by the coding sequence ATGCGAGCAGTGAAACAACTCTTACATTTTGGTTGGCAGCAGGCGTGGTCCTGTTTGTTTCCTGTCGTTATTTTCGCTTCTTTGGCAATCACCAAATGGGTGCCACTGCCTTTTTTGCCGAGGTATGACTGGCTGCTGATCATCTGCCTGCTGATGCAGTGGTGGATGGTGCGGTCTGGACTTGAAACACGGGATGAATTAAAAGTCATATCATTGTTTCACGTCATCGGGCTTGCACTCGAACTGTTCAAGGTTCATATGGGTTCCTGGTCTTATCCGGGAGAAGGATATTCAAAAGTTTTCGGCGTCCCATTATACAGCGGGTTCATGTATGCGAGTGTGGCGAGTTATCTCTGCCAGGCCTGGAGAAGACTTGAGGTGGAGCTCGTGCGTTGGCCATCTTCCTGGCTCGTCGTTCCTCTGGCATCTGCTATTTATTTGAATTTTTTCACCCACCATTATTGGATCGACATCCGCTGGTGGTTATCAGCGCTCGTGATTCTCGTTTTTTGGAACGCCTGGGTCCACTACGAGGTCAACGGTACACGTTACCGGATGCCGCTCGCGCTTTCGTTCGTTCTGATCGGCTTCTTTATCTGGATCGCAGAAAATATCGCGACTTATTTCAGCGCATGGGAATACCCGAATCAGGCGGATGCGTGGAGTCTTGTGCATTTAGGAAAAGTGAGTTCGTGGCTGTTATTAGTAATTGTGAGTTTTCTTATTGTAGCGACTTTGAAGCGAGTAAAGAAAGGTTCTCCTGAGAGAGCTGGACTCGGAGGAGAGGAAAAAATCTCAAATGTACAAAATCGTAATGAAAATGGAAAGTTATATTTGTGA
- a CDS encoding helix-turn-helix domain-containing protein, producing MAIIINIDVMLAKRKMSVTELSEKVGITMANLSILKNGKAKAVRFSTLEAICKALDCQPGDILEYQEDEE from the coding sequence ATGGCGATTATTATCAACATTGATGTAATGCTTGCGAAAAGGAAAATGAGCGTAACCGAGCTTTCGGAGAAGGTCGGAATTACAATGGCGAATCTCTCTATTTTGAAAAATGGCAAGGCGAAGGCCGTCCGCTTTTCAACCTTGGAAGCGATTTGTAAAGCGCTGGACTGTCAGCCTGGGGACATCTTGGAATATCAGGAAGACGAAGAGTAG
- a CDS encoding DUF2975 domain-containing protein: MERGSTLFLKVAVILIGLPVLALCIFFVPKFADYTGVLLSDFPIIEPVVFIYMYVTAIPFYMALYQAFKLLNYIDRNQAFSDLSVKALRVVKFCAITISVLYVVLMPVIYTVAEIDDAPGLIMIGMVIIFASTVIAVFAAVLERLLQEAITIKSENDLTV; the protein is encoded by the coding sequence ATGGAACGTGGATCGACTCTCTTTTTGAAAGTGGCGGTCATCTTGATTGGTCTGCCTGTTCTTGCGTTGTGTATATTTTTTGTTCCTAAGTTTGCTGACTATACAGGCGTGCTGCTGTCTGATTTTCCAATCATTGAACCGGTCGTTTTCATTTATATGTATGTAACCGCTATCCCTTTTTACATGGCGCTTTATCAAGCGTTTAAGCTTCTGAACTATATTGACAGGAACCAGGCGTTCTCAGACTTGTCGGTCAAAGCACTGAGGGTGGTCAAATTTTGTGCCATCACCATCAGCGTCCTTTACGTTGTACTGATGCCGGTGATCTATACGGTCGCTGAAATTGATGATGCTCCGGGACTGATTATGATTGGGATGGTCATCATCTTCGCTTCTACAGTCATTGCCGTTTTTGCTGCTGTCCTGGAGAGGCTTTTACAAGAAGCGATAACCATCAAATCTGAAAATGATCTAACGGTCTGA
- a CDS encoding aspartate aminotransferase family protein: protein MKPTFDQLYTRLPDLLAPSMAKDHPNLPVVKEEGCYYYGADGKEYLDFTSGIAVANTGHRHPKVVEAIKEGVDQLMHGPSGVIMYDSILRVADRLQGILPGNLDCFFFANSGTEAIEGALKLAKYVTKRPYVVSFTGCFHGRSLGALGVSTSKSKYRRFLQPNGLTYQVPYADPKSCPEGEDPAVYCVDQLEKDVEMLFDHQVTPEEVACMIVEPVLGEGGYIIPPKEWLQKVRDICDQHGILLIFDEVQTGFGRTGEWFAAQTFGVTPDIMAIAKGIASGMPLSATVASKELMSQWPMGTHGTTFGGNPLACSAALATLDVIEEENLLKNTRTLGAYAVDRLEELRKKHRVIGDIRGVGLMIGIEIVDPVTGQPDGAGMMRVLDLSLEKGVLFYLCGKHHEVIRMIPPLVVSQEEIDRGLAVFEEAVEEYEKSLAVRG, encoded by the coding sequence ATGAAACCGACATTCGATCAATTGTACACACGTTTACCAGACTTGCTCGCACCCAGCATGGCGAAAGATCATCCCAATTTACCGGTTGTGAAAGAGGAAGGCTGCTATTACTATGGAGCCGATGGGAAAGAGTATTTGGACTTCACTTCCGGCATCGCCGTAGCCAATACCGGGCACCGGCATCCGAAGGTCGTGGAAGCGATTAAGGAAGGGGTGGACCAGCTCATGCATGGGCCTTCAGGGGTCATCATGTATGATTCGATCCTGCGTGTCGCGGATCGGCTGCAGGGAATCCTACCCGGAAACCTGGATTGTTTCTTTTTTGCTAACAGTGGAACAGAAGCCATTGAAGGGGCACTGAAGCTAGCGAAATATGTAACGAAACGACCTTATGTCGTTTCCTTTACCGGTTGTTTTCATGGTCGTTCGTTAGGAGCTCTCGGTGTCAGTACTTCCAAAAGTAAGTATCGCAGATTTTTACAGCCCAATGGTCTGACTTACCAGGTTCCTTATGCTGATCCGAAGAGCTGTCCGGAGGGGGAAGATCCTGCTGTTTATTGTGTGGATCAACTGGAAAAGGATGTTGAAATGCTGTTCGACCATCAAGTGACCCCGGAAGAGGTGGCGTGTATGATCGTGGAGCCGGTTCTTGGGGAAGGAGGGTACATCATTCCTCCGAAAGAGTGGCTTCAAAAAGTACGCGACATTTGTGATCAGCATGGGATCCTGTTGATTTTTGATGAAGTGCAGACCGGGTTTGGACGAACGGGAGAATGGTTTGCTGCTCAAACGTTCGGCGTAACCCCGGACATCATGGCGATTGCCAAAGGCATTGCATCAGGCATGCCGCTCAGTGCTACGGTGGCTTCGAAAGAATTGATGAGCCAGTGGCCGATGGGAACGCATGGAACGACTTTCGGCGGTAATCCGCTCGCCTGCTCAGCAGCACTAGCCACGCTTGACGTCATAGAAGAAGAGAACCTGTTGAAAAACACGAGAACACTTGGTGCTTATGCCGTAGATCGTTTGGAGGAGTTGAGGAAAAAACACCGGGTCATCGGCGATATTCGCGGTGTCGGACTTATGATTGGCATTGAAATTGTCGATCCCGTGACCGGACAACCAGATGGGGCCGGGATGATGCGTGTCCTTGATTTGTCTCTTGAAAAAGGGGTGTTGTTTTACCTTTGTGGAAAGCACCATGAAGTCATTCGGATGATTCCGCCACTTGTTGTATCTCAAGAAGAGATCGATCGGGGGCTGGCCGTCTTTGAAGAAGCTGTTGAGGAGTATGAAAAAAGTTTAGCGGTACGAGGTTAA
- a CDS encoding sigma-54 interaction domain-containing protein translates to MEEWSEYKTLLHSLQEDILVTNTDGTIVKVSEATGKVYDVRADELLGRSVYDLEKEGLFTPLATPMVMESLERVTFVQTVADGKKLLVTGLPVFDDEGELVRVVSYSHDVTELMEIKAGMEEMTIEMERVRDELDRLKQEKEETFIGKSEEMRKVLATANQVAGVDANVLLLGESGVGKTELARRIHEKSSRTDGPFIEVNCGAIPDALFEAELFGYEGGSFTGATKGGKKGFAELAHNGTMFLDEIGELSLQNQVKVLKLIQKKSFYPVGGREEVQSDFRLISATNKELDHAVDHKEFREDLYFRLNVVPITIPPLRERKDDITPLIHTFLNHFAARYKRKRVLSREVMHDLNTYEWRGNVRELINLLERLVVTSPNPVIYPVDLPEGYRKRGEAYSKMNNFDETLAETLNRVEKERLERAKEKFRTTTKMAEALGISQPTVVRKLKKYRIK, encoded by the coding sequence ATGGAAGAATGGTCCGAATATAAAACACTTTTGCATTCACTGCAGGAAGATATCCTTGTCACCAATACAGATGGGACGATTGTCAAAGTGAGTGAAGCGACAGGAAAAGTCTATGACGTCCGCGCCGATGAGCTGCTCGGGAGATCGGTTTATGACTTGGAAAAAGAGGGATTATTTACGCCCCTGGCTACGCCTATGGTGATGGAATCTCTGGAACGGGTGACGTTCGTCCAAACCGTTGCCGACGGAAAAAAGCTGCTCGTGACAGGTTTGCCCGTCTTTGACGATGAGGGGGAACTCGTTCGAGTGGTCAGTTATTCTCATGATGTGACAGAACTCATGGAAATCAAAGCAGGTATGGAAGAAATGACGATCGAGATGGAACGTGTCCGTGACGAGTTGGACCGCTTGAAACAAGAGAAAGAAGAAACGTTTATCGGCAAAAGTGAAGAGATGCGCAAAGTTCTTGCGACCGCAAATCAGGTGGCAGGAGTGGATGCGAATGTCCTTCTTCTTGGAGAATCCGGGGTTGGGAAAACGGAGCTAGCAAGAAGGATCCACGAAAAGAGTAGTCGAACGGACGGACCTTTTATAGAAGTCAATTGCGGGGCCATCCCTGACGCTTTGTTTGAAGCTGAACTGTTCGGTTACGAAGGGGGATCTTTTACGGGAGCGACCAAAGGCGGGAAAAAGGGGTTCGCGGAACTAGCCCATAACGGGACGATGTTTTTGGATGAAATCGGTGAACTTTCCTTACAGAATCAAGTGAAGGTTTTGAAACTGATTCAGAAAAAGTCTTTTTATCCCGTCGGAGGGCGCGAAGAAGTTCAATCCGACTTCCGATTGATCAGTGCAACGAACAAGGAACTGGATCACGCGGTCGATCATAAGGAGTTTCGGGAGGACCTTTATTTTCGGTTGAATGTCGTACCGATCACGATTCCTCCTTTGAGAGAACGTAAAGATGACATCACACCACTCATCCATACCTTTTTGAATCATTTCGCTGCCCGTTACAAACGAAAGCGAGTGTTGAGCAGAGAAGTCATGCACGATTTGAATACATACGAGTGGCGTGGCAATGTAAGAGAACTCATCAATTTATTAGAGCGCTTAGTGGTGACTTCTCCTAATCCAGTGATCTACCCGGTCGATTTACCCGAAGGATATCGTAAAAGGGGAGAGGCTTATTCAAAAATGAATAATTTTGATGAAACATTAGCCGAAACTCTAAATCGAGTGGAAAAAGAAAGACTTGAACGAGCAAAAGAAAAATTCAGGACGACCACGAAGATGGCGGAGGCTTTAGGGATCAGTCAACCTACAGTAGTCAGAAAACTTAAAAAATACAGAATAAAATGA
- a CDS encoding aldo/keto reductase: MSQSIPEIQLNDGLTIPALGFGTYRLNGNRGASAIQSAIDVGYRLIDTAYNYENEATVGEGIRRSHTPRNDLRITSKLPGRYHEYNKAVTAIQESLFRAQLDYYDLYLIHWPNPKEDLYVEAWQALIDAQKWGLIRSIGVCNFLPEHLDRLEQETGIKPSMNQVELHPFFNQEEQRAYHQEKQIQTQSWSPLARVQNILDNEVIQSVADQYEKTMSQVIMRWHYQLGSVAIPKSSSPHRQKENLSIFDFSLTEEDMNRINLLTQPNGRMKDQDPATYQEF; encoded by the coding sequence ATGAGTCAATCAATCCCTGAAATTCAACTAAACGATGGTCTTACGATTCCTGCCTTAGGATTTGGAACCTATCGCCTGAACGGAAACCGCGGAGCTTCCGCCATCCAAAGTGCGATAGACGTGGGGTACCGGTTGATCGATACCGCCTATAATTATGAAAATGAAGCGACGGTCGGAGAAGGAATCCGCCGCAGTCACACCCCAAGAAATGATTTAAGAATCACATCCAAACTACCCGGCCGGTACCATGAATACAACAAAGCCGTCACGGCTATCCAGGAATCCCTGTTCCGCGCCCAGCTGGACTATTATGACCTTTACTTAATCCATTGGCCGAATCCAAAGGAAGATCTATATGTGGAAGCATGGCAAGCGTTGATCGATGCGCAAAAATGGGGGCTGATTCGCTCCATAGGGGTATGTAATTTCCTTCCCGAACATTTGGACCGTCTGGAGCAAGAGACAGGCATCAAACCGAGCATGAATCAGGTGGAGCTCCATCCATTTTTCAACCAGGAGGAACAAAGAGCCTATCACCAGGAAAAACAGATTCAAACACAGTCCTGGAGTCCATTGGCCCGCGTTCAAAACATCCTCGACAATGAAGTGATCCAATCCGTTGCTGATCAATATGAAAAGACGATGTCCCAGGTTATTATGCGCTGGCATTACCAGCTTGGTTCAGTCGCTATTCCAAAGTCTTCTTCCCCTCATCGTCAAAAGGAAAATTTATCGATTTTCGACTTTTCTCTGACCGAAGAAGACATGAATCGGATCAATCTATTAACTCAGCCCAATGGCAGAATGAAAGACCAGGATCCTGCCACTTATCAAGAATTTTAA
- a CDS encoding PAS domain-containing protein, with protein MTPVNEVFDQLSLGVMAIDLDYQITHINQQGACLLQVKEEDVLGKNVYDLFPNAPEEVRHVERTVRTSEEFTFEAIPYQWGKYNLYLSIRTRLLKENGKVNGAMVEYSDVTDFYDKEQRMMKWMEDMSVNVIPLSNGIVLLPLQPIMDQIEFQYILDRGIHNVTQMGAHQVIIDCSTITTVDHVFFEKLSKLIQSLSLMGVQTTISGMKPILSKTWVSSNLPTIKVKFYSNLQVALKNLYNSVR; from the coding sequence ATGACGCCAGTAAACGAAGTTTTCGATCAACTGTCCTTAGGTGTGATGGCGATTGATTTAGACTATCAAATTACTCATATCAACCAACAAGGTGCATGTCTTTTACAAGTAAAAGAAGAGGATGTCCTTGGAAAAAATGTGTATGACCTCTTTCCTAATGCGCCAGAAGAAGTGCGCCATGTGGAAAGAACCGTTCGGACTTCTGAGGAATTCACTTTTGAAGCAATCCCTTATCAATGGGGAAAATACAATTTGTATTTATCGATTCGCACACGTTTATTAAAGGAAAATGGAAAGGTTAATGGAGCGATGGTCGAATATAGTGATGTGACCGACTTTTATGATAAAGAACAGCGGATGATGAAATGGATGGAAGACATGTCGGTAAACGTCATTCCACTATCTAATGGCATCGTTCTCCTCCCGTTACAGCCCATCATGGACCAAATCGAATTCCAATATATTCTTGACAGGGGCATACATAATGTAACTCAAATGGGCGCCCATCAAGTGATCATCGATTGTTCAACCATCACCACGGTAGACCATGTTTTCTTTGAAAAACTATCCAAACTTATCCAATCCCTGTCCTTAATGGGAGTACAGACAACCATTTCTGGAATGAAGCCTATACTTTCAAAAACGTGGGTATCTTCCAACCTCCCGACCATTAAGGTGAAGTTCTATTCGAATTTACAAGTCGCATTAAAAAATTTATATAACTCCGTACGATAG